atcaacgGAAATGGAAAAGAGGGTGTGGATCAAAAAATCGAAACATCAAAAGATCTGTGcatgagacaaaaaaaaaaagaccacccaataaaacaaaacttcaTGACAAGCAAACACAACATAGAAAAGCAAAAGCATGCAAGCAGTATGCATAACAGATTAAACCCAAATCCAAAATCAAGAAAGAGATTGAAAAAAGGAAGCCAAGGAAAGTGGGGAGAGAGACTTACGGTCAAGAGATGACAAAGATTGTGACTTTGAAGAAGTGGGAACGAAAATGAGGGTACAAAGAGAGTTTTATATTTAAGGACAGTGGAATGGACAAAAGATGGGGTGGGTATGGGGAAAGTGACCCTTTGAATGCTCGGCGAGTCAGAGATGTGAAGTCGGCGCAGGAAGTTAAGACCACTGTGGCCTATGTTTCATGTGACCTTTGCAAAAGGCCCAAGTTCATTGAATTCCCATGTGGGGTCGTGGGGTTTTACGTGtgattaagttttaaattgaaGATTAGTCTCCTAATTATAATggttaatagataaaaataaataaaaagaagccCCAATAATTTTTAGGCTACCATCAAACACATAACTTTGGAATTGAGGTCAAAATAGTACACCTTTTAATAgcactaaaaaatatatatataaataaaccaaGTAAACTCTATTGAATTTGAATGCCTGGTTCCAATTTGAATGCTGTATTGAATTGAACAATTAGCTaagcataaattaattttcagtgCATTAACCGAGTAACACTTAGATGAGTGTGACCTCTGAGGAAGATTGATATTTGAAGATCTCCTTAATCATTCAATAGGAATCAATGAGTTTATGCTAATTAATTTAGACCTCTTTAATCAATTAATGGAAATCAATGAGTTTAGTGAAatcatttaatgttattaaatttctcatttattttcttaatttattcatctaattaattaatgcgTCTTAAGTAATATAGCCCTACAATTTATCTCTATTTGAGAAATGAGTCCAAAATTGTTTTACTGTATTGCTCTGTTCattaacagaaaagaaaaataatatattttaaattttagatgatttttgtaaaaataactaaatcgcaccttttaaaatattcacaCAAACAAGGATATAAGACTACATCCTCTTATATAGTGGAAAATCAGCTCAAATATAGTATATCCTCTCATATACTATGTTTTcgtatattttaacaaaaaattattagaagaaaaatatatttgttttacattgttatGCTTTtaggtttaaatgaaaaaaactaaaaaattttggagaactaacgaaaagaaacaaaatgattTATCTCGTTCTACTTTGGTGTATCCTATTCCAACTCTCTTCAGCATTTATACGCATCACTTTCAAACTGATGCCTCGTTTTGGTATAGTTCTTAGACTCAAAACAATACATAAGACACATGACTCGTATTTATCAAAAACTACACAAGGATTCATCGTTCATGCGACATTACACGATGAAATGATATCTATTGATGATGTTACAGCTTCTCATGGTATGAAATCCCACTATTACGCGCATCAGCTTCAACATGACCAAAGCAGAAGAAGCTGACAACAGAATAATTGGCAACCATGAATTAGAACCAGATATTAGATTTTGGGTTCACTGGAAAACAAGAACGCTAAGAAAGTAAGGGCACGAGGAGAATCTACGTTTCTACAGTCTTTCTTCGTTTGCAACTGTATGGAAAACAATGATactataaaattatcaaaagaatCAGATTAACAGGAGGAACCCACGCTCACGTATGTCTAATCTACTTCTTCGGCGCAGACAATCGGTGTCTGGACCATTCTTCAAGGGCCTTGCGATGGAGAGCATTCATTCGAATGTAAGGTCGCTTTTGCTTGATCAGCTTCTCAGCAGTCTTCCAATCCTCGGTGATGCCTAGTGCTACTAACAGTGCACACATAACTGCTACACTTCTTCCATGACCTTTacaccaaaaaacaaaaaagttaaagatGGTCGTAAAATCTAAAATGAGTATAAAGGCAACATTTATAATGTCATATGATCTACCTCGTTGATAAAATTGCAGCTCTAATAGTATGCCTAACCAAAATATATCTTCATATTTGCAGGCTCATGCAGTGCTCATGGTAATGAAGAACAACCACGAAGTGACAGACACCCACTTAAAAGCACGGGTGGCCATTAAAAGACGACACATAAAAGAATATGTTGATGCTACTAATAATGAGCGGCAAAGAAACCAGTTTCTCTTTAATAACTTCTCATGactcaaaaaatttaaacttggTAATGGATCGATGCTTAGTGAgaatttgtttttcaaccttccaATGACACCTTTCATTCTATTCCTAGTTTTCATTTTCCCTGGATCTTCATTTAAAAACATGGTTTTCTTAAAAAGATGATGTAGGGGATGTACATCATTGGTTTTCTCAAAAGTCTACTGAATTCAAGTCCCTTGTTTGGACAGAGcaattaaaacaaacataagACAGAATAAATGGTCATTCGTCATATAATCATTGAGTTACAGAATACAAATTGAACTATTAATGTCtataaaaacagaaaatcatCACTTGAGAGGTCACGTTTCATGTATGTTTTATTTGGATAAAGTTCTCAAATCTCATATTTGTATGTCCACAACAAGGAGACGTAAACTTCAACTTAATCtcaatcttattttttactCATATTTCTCTCCTATTCAACTCTGACTTGATCTTCAGAGTATCTTTCACAAGTAGATCTACATTCGGTGTTATGTTCAATCCTCACTAGAATCAACACTTTGGCCCACAAATAGTTCAGTCCGAGGCCATTCAATTTCCAGTAAAAACATAAGTTCTTATCGAAAAGATTGTTATCCAAACAGGGTCTCAATGTTAAAATTTGCATAAACTATTTACAACAAAATGGTTGCATAACAAATAGTCATGGTTGGGGGCATGAAAAAATGGTcacaagttttaaattttaataaaaaaaaaaaatgtatgccTTCGAAAGCACATAGCTCTCCTCGTCGATTTCATAtgtttaagaaatattatttatagagATTTCGGCAGCTGGTTTGGGATAAAAAGTTGTTACCAATTTCGGGTATATATATAGAACAATGACTCCCCTCCCCCCAATTTTTTTCCCCTTCAGCTTTGACACGTGCTCTTTTTCCACATagtaaaaattgatttatattacatctatatgaatataatttacCTTGAGACCACTTATCAATAAATTTACCAACACAAAAACAGAttaagattatatataaaaataacttttgagtCATCCCACCCAGATTCTAAACAACACATTTCTCACTACAGATCACATAGAGCAAACAGAAGAACAATCTTAATCGCATTCATATTCACCACGAATTTAACTTGAACAAGCTAATAAAACTGACTAACCATAAGCACAGTGAACGAAAATGGGCCTGTTGAGGTCTCTCTGTCGAGAGGCCCACTTAATTGCGGATTCGATATCAGCAGGTTGAGGCGACCTCGTGTCCCAAGTCGGAATGCAGCGGTAGGGCAACCCGGCAGTGAAGTTCTTGACACGCGGGAACTCGCACGTGCAATCAATAATGGCAGGGTCCCCAGGTGGCAGCATGTGAGGCGAGGATGGCCAGCCACCGACATAGAGATAGTCGTGAACCTGTGTGTAAGGAGGTTCTCCGCTTCGAAGTCTTCGGAGCATAGAGAAAAAGCGAACGAAGTAGATGTAAGGGCCGAAAAATATCAGTGAAAAAAGAGGGAAAGCTCCATCGGTGGTTTTTCCCAGAAGCATGGGAAGGTCGATGGAAGGGTGAGAGGCGATTGAGACCAAGAACGAGATGAGCGAAGCGTAGAGAAAGGGGAGGGAGAAGAGAGTGAAACCGAGGTTCTTTAGGTAAACGAAGAATAGAAAAAGCGTTGTTGCTTTCACCGCTATGAGAAATGATATTCCCACCCCCATTTTGTTCTTCCGATTCTGGATTGAAACGTTTTTCAGAGATTGGTGATCTAGGGGAAGAAGGAATGAACCCTAGAACTGTGGAGGAAGTAAGGAACTgctattttgttataattattattttatggatCGTTATTCATTCCCCTTCCTCGCTCTGTCATTTTCGCCTCCTTCAGCATAAGGgagaatggaaaagataatatatatatatatatatatatatatatatatatatatatatatatattaaattcagcataagtttaaacaaaatgaacaagaaaaactaatttttaacttgaaaaaaaataatattacccATAAATATTTTTGGAGACGACATTCGACTTTTTTTCGTATTTTTTCAACATTCTCTTCGTTCCAACTCCAATGAGTATTTCAATaacatatacataaaataaCGACTACATTCAAATGTTAAACTAAACTTGACTTAAGTTGATGTTTAACCATAATACTTCGACTTATCTACAAAGTAGTCTTTGACAAAGTCAGGAGAAGTAATCAGAAAAGGAAAACGACATTAGGGTTTATTTTGGAAACTAATAAGTATCAATTTAAACTGCATTTGTTATGTATGAATTGGAAGTTACTTTTGTAAGTGTGATGGGTGGTCTTATAACACCCACCATTAGATGACAacccaaaaattatatataatatacattatactcaaaaaaattgatattgtaatttgtaaacaattatcattttcatttggGCATGGATTGAACACCATGCAATGAgatatagagaaaaaaataaaataaaatttcatattttaacaatgatatttagataatgatatttaaataacattttttttataacatttgaacttTGTATCATTCTGTTATTGAtctaaaattacttcacaattaattataataattataaatatcattatggATCAATAatgtattgtcaaaaaatattgtgtaaatatcattattccTTTTACATAAGTTATGACACACTTTGATTAATATTACATCAGTGTTTTAGGACCAACTCTCTTAGAAACGGAGTTAACTATTTACTAAAACCCATAACGAACCACGATCTTATTATCCTGACTAtgactttcatttttattttttaaataactttgtAGCGgagtgaataataataaaaaaaattatataagataaaatagtgATCCTGACTAtgactttcattttttttaaataactctGTAGCGgagtgaataataataaaaaattatataagataaaatagtgAACATAATTATATAGATAGatagttatttaataaaaaataattaaaaccaataaatatattaataaaataatatttatcaaacaaaaacagaagtagtaaaataagataattttttttcaaaaacaaataacataCATTAATGAAACGTAAATATTTTACTCAAAGATAAAGTTTAAAGTTAAACAACTTTATACACTtccttgttttttattttttattttattatgagaaataaaaaggtattttatagTAGGGCAATGAAGGCGCCATATCCGtccagtttttgtttttatggtgaaaaactaaaaatccttcatttatataaaagtgaaagtCACCTTTTATAGTCCTCAATTGATCTCTTCACGACTCTTCCTccgctttttatttttaattaataaatttttaattttaaaagatgattatttttcaaccaaatatattaatgaaaataacactCTTAAACACGTACTCAttctatattaataaaaaaatatttcaaaattcataaaaattaaattaaaaagagtaTTTTTAAGAAAGGAATTGATACTTggtaaaatatactaaaaaaaattattaagtaattttaaatttacgaCCCATTGTAGACCTCTATGTCACTAACATAAACATAAACTTCTACGTggttaataatgttttaagatattaaaaaaaatattcagacAGAATTCAATAATATCAgcataaaataaacaaaacttataaataacgaagtgtttaataattgtattgaaataaaaattagaacaatattttgaaatataaaaatttataaccGGCGGTGAAGAATCCAGACCCGGCCCATGATCACCTCCTTCTCTTCAAATCAAACACATACTCGGCACTCCGACGAGTAGTGCTGCTTTTGTCTTGGAAACTTacactgaagatttgaagatcCCGCCAAAACTTCACCTACCTCAGAGGGATGGAAGCGAATCAAGAGACGGTGGTGACGATGAATCAAGAAGAAGACGAGTTGGATTCCAAAGAGAGCGTGCTCCAAAAGTACTTCCTCCAAGAATGGAACATCGTCAAGTCGCTCCTCGACGACATCGTTTCCAATGCTCGCGTTTCCGACTCTTCCTCCGTCCACAGAATCAGATCCATTGTACTCTTCTTTGTTCATGACGATTATCTTCATCCGTTTATCAATTTTTGTTATTGAAGAAcagttatctgtttttatttgcaGTTGGACAAGTACCAGGAGCAAGGTCAGCTTCTGGAACCCTACCTCGAAACCATAGTTTCTCCTCTGATGAACATTATTCGTTCAAGAATAATTGAGCTCGGGACAGCTTCGGATGAAATTCTCgaaataattaaacctatatGTATAATTGTATATTCGTTAGTCACGGTTTGTGGCTACAAATCTGTTATTAAATTCTTTCCGCATCAAGTTTCCGATCTCGAACTCGCCGTGTCTCTGCTGGAGAAGTGTCACAGCACAAATTCGGTGACATCGTTGAGGCAGGAAAGCACGGGAGAAATGGAAGCTAAATGCGTGACGTTGTTGTGGCTTTATATACTTGTGTTGGTTCCTTTTGACATTTCCACTGTTGACACCAGTATTGCCAATGATGACAGTTTAACCGAGTTTGAGCTCAGTCCTCTTGTGTTGAGAATTATAGGGTTTTGTAAGGATTACCTTTCAACTGCTGGACCTATGCGAACTATGGCTGGTCTAGTTCTCTCGAGGCTGCTTACCCGTCCTGATATGCCGAAAGCCTTTACGAGGTTTATTTCAGCATGTTTTTTAGCTTGTTAAGTTTTCTCTCCGGCTGCCTAATATATTTGCGTTGTCTCTTGTCGCGGTGTTGTTTATGTAAATATGATTTTCGTCTTAGTCAAAGCTTATTTGAAATCATCAATTAACTCCTTGATTTTTGGGTTGAGTTTACAAATATAATGAATGGTTTTGTTTGATCTCTTGAAAATGTCTAGATTTGAGTTTTGTTAGTTTACGACATTATGTGTTATCACTAAAGACATGTTTGGGTTGTGTGCATGCTCACATTTGTATTGTATAAAACCTCTTGTTTTGCCAATCATCTTTTTAATCTGGCTTTTCTAATTGCTTCAGCTTTGTTGAGTGGACACATACGGTCATGTCCTCTGTAACTGAAGATTTACTCCATCATTTCCAGTTACTCGGTGTGGTTGAAGCACTGGCTGCTATTTTCaaggtttgtttttttttttttgccttgtTTTGTTTAGACCctcaaatgaaaatgttttcatCTATCATTTGTGTAAGGATTTCTGCAAATTATTTGAGGTAGATAATGGTGCATAATTGTCTTGGATAGCTTGTCATGTTGTGGTTAATTGTGTTACTTTATATTTAGGAAACTTATCTTGTACGAAGCTTAGCTATTCTTACACATGTCATGTTCGCTTATTTAATAGGACTATTGAGTGTTAGTATAAATAGGACTGTTAAGTTAGTATTTGTATCTCATCTTCAGTACACACtgcatcaattcaatattccGACTTTGAGTAtctattatattttcttcttctttgcttggatTGCATAGTGTCAGCAAAGCATTGGAACCATACTGATTGTGAGTTTACAAAATAGGGTCCATGTTATGAATCATAATCACGTGACCATGAACAACATTGCCTCTATCCTGGTTTTTCCATGTGTGTATTAACTTAAAAGATTGTTTGTTCATCTGTGAAAAATTTCTTACCCAAGAAATCAATACATTTCTGAATTGTAATGAACAACTGTTATATTCTCCTGTGGGATAATATATATACGTACCAAGCCTGAtggatatattatatatctatcAACTTGAGAGTGAGTGTTAAGATGTCTGTATTTCATTGGACATTCTAATATGGTTACGTATATATCAAAAATAGGTGAGGAAATACAGGATATTTGCCATAAATAGTTTTTCTATTCCATAAAACATTGGAATTGAATAATGTGATG
This genomic interval from Vigna radiata var. radiata cultivar VC1973A chromosome 8, Vradiata_ver6, whole genome shotgun sequence contains the following:
- the LOC106770889 gene encoding uncharacterized protein LOC106770889 yields the protein MGVGISFLIAVKATTLFLFFVYLKNLGFTLFSLPFLYASLISFLVSIASHPSIDLPMLLGKTTDGAFPLFSLIFFGPYIYFVRFFSMLRRLRSGEPPYTQVHDYLYVGGWPSSPHMLPPGDPAIIDCTCEFPRVKNFTAGLPYRCIPTWDTRSPQPADIESAIKWASRQRDLNRPIFVHCAYGHGRSVAVMCALLVALGITEDWKTAEKLIKQKRPYIRMNALHRKALEEWSRHRLSAPKK